The Pseudanabaena galeata CCNP1313 genome includes a region encoding these proteins:
- a CDS encoding IS4 family transposase yields the protein MLSNFPKIVKQLLKNLPQNDYPKLSTFLFVSCWLSYVLDQGQTSMRSLFQRLNMRGIDIDISTFSKASKTRCSNIFYNLFVDLRRQLKKEKKLGKEDLVLFPLDSTIVTLTSKLMWNQGYGQVKLFSGINICNNEPDGIVIHFGAGHDSKYGEPTIRAIPENGVGIMDRGFAKLERIRNLIKLKDRYFVIRVKNNINLELLDNGNAILGTGKDKVEVRLVIFSDLETRSEFRLATNLSETDNQTVSNDEIAEIYKKRWQIELLWKFLKMHLKLDRLITKNVNGITIQIYTCLIAYVLLELVNIPKEFGSKMLDKLRYLQAFMCENISYLHWFRRIVILS from the coding sequence ATGTTATCTAACTTCCCTAAGATTGTCAAACAACTACTCAAAAACTTGCCCCAAAACGATTATCCAAAGTTAAGTACATTTTTATTTGTATCTTGCTGGCTTAGTTATGTACTTGACCAAGGTCAAACAAGTATGAGAAGTCTATTCCAACGGTTGAATATGAGAGGAATTGATATAGACATATCAACATTTTCCAAAGCCAGTAAAACGAGATGTTCTAATATTTTTTATAATTTGTTTGTAGATTTAAGAAGGCAGCTAAAGAAAGAGAAAAAATTAGGTAAAGAAGATTTAGTATTATTTCCTCTAGATTCAACCATAGTTACCCTAACTAGTAAACTAATGTGGAATCAAGGATATGGACAAGTAAAACTGTTCAGTGGCATCAATATTTGCAACAATGAACCTGATGGTATAGTGATACATTTTGGTGCTGGACATGACAGTAAATATGGTGAACCAACAATAAGAGCAATACCAGAAAATGGAGTTGGGATAATGGATCGAGGTTTTGCTAAGCTTGAACGTATCAGGAATTTAATAAAATTAAAAGACCGCTATTTTGTAATTAGGGTGAAGAACAACATTAACCTAGAATTATTAGATAATGGTAATGCTATATTAGGGACAGGTAAAGATAAAGTAGAAGTAAGATTAGTTATTTTTTCAGATTTAGAAACCCGTAGTGAATTTCGACTAGCAACAAACTTGTCAGAGACAGACAATCAAACAGTAAGTAATGACGAAATTGCAGAGATATATAAAAAGCGATGGCAAATTGAACTGCTTTGGAAGTTCTTGAAAATGCATTTGAAGTTAGATCGATTGATCACTAAAAATGTCAATGGTATTACTATTCAAATTTACACTTGCTTAATTGCTTATGTTTTACTAGAGCTAGTCAATATACCAAAAGAGTTTGGTTCAAAGATGTTAGATAAACTGCGATATTTACAAGCATTTATGTGTGAGAATATTAGCTACTTACATTGGTTTAGGAGGATAGTGATTTTAAGCTGA
- the atpH gene encoding ATP synthase F1 subunit delta, translating into MKSSSVSQAVVSPYAEALMSLAQEQNNLDAIAKDVRFVGNTLSDSVELSQLFASPLIGANVKKGVIESVFGSQVDAVTKSFLLLLVDRKRIAFLGEIISEFKSLLRVIDQVSLAEVTSALKLSRAQEATICDRVKAMTKSKSVELAVTINPDLIGGVIIKVGSQVVDASIRGQLRRLKSSLTAGV; encoded by the coding sequence ATGAAATCTAGTTCTGTTAGTCAAGCAGTTGTGTCTCCCTATGCTGAGGCTTTGATGTCCTTAGCGCAAGAGCAGAATAATTTGGATGCGATCGCTAAAGATGTGCGCTTTGTTGGCAACACTCTTAGTGATTCTGTTGAGTTAAGCCAACTTTTTGCTAGTCCCCTAATTGGCGCAAATGTCAAAAAAGGCGTAATTGAAAGTGTGTTTGGTTCGCAAGTTGATGCTGTCACCAAAAGCTTTTTGCTTCTATTAGTAGATCGCAAACGCATTGCTTTTCTCGGTGAAATCATCAGTGAGTTCAAGTCATTGTTGCGTGTAATCGATCAAGTATCCCTTGCTGAAGTTACATCGGCGTTGAAATTGAGCAGAGCGCAAGAAGCCACCATTTGCGATCGCGTCAAAGCGATGACCAAATCCAAGAGTGTTGAACTCGCCGTGACCATCAATCCCGACTTAATCGGTGGTGTAATCATCAAAGTTGGCTCTCAAGTAGTAGATGCCAGCATTCGCGGACAACTACGCCGACTAAAAAGCAGCCTAACCGCAGGCGTTTAG
- a CDS encoding glycosyltransferase family 4 protein, whose product MHIAWLGKKSPACGNVTYSREITNALLDRGHRVSFMHFAPESDADHEELEEHAQETQDVALPFLYKSTIYTVPSLRANKILVDSLRSLKPDLIHASLAISPLDFRLPEICAELDLPLVATFHQPFDLKRRNLASSTQQLTYQIYAPSLADYNQVIIFSNIQKELLNKLGVPNTRIAVIPNGVDSDRYSPGASNIKEELKADVLFLYQGRLAAEKNVEALLKAWRKCRMPEGCKLAIVGTGPLLAGLKTFYGNDPSIVWMGYIADEQRRIEILRGTDVFILPSLVEGLSLSLLEAMSCGVACIATDVGADGEVIENGAGIILDSHKVTSQLCTLLPLFADHPEMAKIIGIKARQRVLDRYTLVKNIDRLEVLYEQTMSQQWVRVSAF is encoded by the coding sequence ATGCATATTGCATGGTTAGGTAAAAAATCGCCTGCTTGTGGCAACGTGACCTATAGTCGCGAAATTACAAATGCGTTACTCGATCGCGGACATCGTGTCAGCTTTATGCATTTTGCCCCTGAGAGTGATGCAGACCATGAGGAACTAGAAGAACATGCTCAAGAAACGCAGGATGTTGCTTTACCGTTCCTCTATAAATCCACTATTTACACGGTTCCATCCTTAAGAGCCAATAAGATTCTCGTCGATTCTTTGCGATCGCTCAAGCCCGATCTGATTCATGCATCCCTTGCCATATCTCCTCTCGATTTTCGATTGCCAGAAATTTGTGCCGAACTCGATTTACCCCTCGTTGCTACCTTTCATCAACCCTTTGACCTGAAGCGGCGTAACCTTGCCTCTAGTACGCAGCAACTCACCTATCAAATTTATGCCCCATCCTTAGCAGACTATAATCAAGTCATTATCTTTTCTAATATTCAAAAAGAACTTTTAAATAAATTAGGAGTTCCCAATACCAGAATTGCTGTTATTCCCAATGGAGTTGATAGCGATCGCTATTCTCCAGGTGCTTCAAATATTAAAGAGGAACTGAAAGCTGATGTACTTTTTCTCTATCAAGGTCGTTTAGCTGCGGAGAAAAATGTCGAAGCTTTACTCAAAGCGTGGCGCAAATGCCGAATGCCAGAGGGTTGCAAACTGGCGATCGTTGGGACTGGCCCTTTGTTAGCAGGTTTGAAGACTTTTTATGGCAACGATCCCAGCATTGTTTGGATGGGATATATTGCCGATGAGCAGAGACGAATTGAGATTTTGCGCGGGACGGATGTATTTATCTTACCTTCATTAGTGGAAGGTTTATCGCTTTCGTTGCTAGAGGCGATGTCCTGTGGAGTTGCTTGCATTGCAACCGATGTGGGTGCGGACGGGGAGGTCATAGAGAATGGCGCGGGAATTATTCTTGATTCCCATAAAGTAACTTCGCAGCTTTGTACGCTTTTACCTCTATTTGCTGATCATCCAGAGATGGCGAAAATTATTGGCATAAAAGCAAGACAAAGAGTTTTAGATCGCTATACGCTGGTGAAAAATATCGATCGCTTAGAAGTTCTTTATGAGCAAACCATGAGTCAGCAATGGGTTCGGGTTAGTGCTTTCTAA
- a CDS encoding AlbA family DNA-binding domain-containing protein, whose product MMQYNPPKLAFKEEFARFLENPSRESLRLVVQNQIGEQNELDFKEMWNEKEKTIIAKHILAFANTNSGCIIFGVSEKEDKTFDIKGLANLIDKTEIKNRVKKYIPESVLYDIYDFDYSESEYSKLTGKKFQVLHVNYNPNIIPVLAIAEGDSLRPNAVYIRHNNSSSEANYSQLQSMINKRIEDSRQPTKGRALKEHLSELEALYEKNSRFASIRSPFETSLKADFYKFIDKMIAKKQEIIERIINSSL is encoded by the coding sequence ATGATGCAATACAACCCTCCAAAACTTGCCTTTAAGGAAGAGTTTGCCCGTTTTTTAGAAAATCCAAGTCGCGAATCTTTGCGCCTTGTAGTACAAAATCAAATAGGAGAACAGAATGAGCTAGACTTCAAAGAAATGTGGAATGAAAAAGAAAAAACTATTATAGCAAAACATATTTTAGCTTTTGCTAACACGAACTCAGGCTGCATTATTTTTGGTGTATCAGAGAAAGAAGATAAAACATTTGATATTAAAGGCTTAGCAAATTTAATAGATAAAACTGAGATTAAGAACAGAGTAAAAAAGTATATTCCAGAATCAGTACTGTATGATATTTACGACTTTGACTACTCAGAATCTGAATATTCAAAGTTAACTGGAAAGAAGTTCCAAGTCTTACATGTTAATTACAATCCCAATATTATCCCAGTTCTTGCTATTGCTGAGGGGGATTCATTAAGACCTAATGCAGTGTATATAAGACACAATAACAGCTCATCCGAGGCTAATTATAGCCAACTGCAATCGATGATCAATAAAAGAATTGAAGATTCAAGGCAACCTACTAAAGGAAGAGCTTTAAAAGAACATTTATCTGAATTAGAGGCTTTATATGAAAAAAACAGTCGATTTGCTTCTATCAGATCCCCATTTGAAACTAGTTTGAAAGCAGATTTCTACAAGTTTATTGATAAGATGATTGCCAAAAAACAGGAGATAATTGAAAGAATTATTAACAGTAGTTTGTAA
- a CDS encoding ATP synthase subunit I: MKIIPAKNSTVSQTVVETSSTSVSDGMEEYNRLKFKLLVLTLASGVIIGLVVWFWYGWTIALSYAVGAVVGAVYFRMLTKSVDRLGGESNRLGFSRLGLFVILIAIAAKSDQLEILPAFFGFMTYKVAVLVILAQDLSNGFHSR; the protein is encoded by the coding sequence GTGAAGATCATTCCCGCAAAAAACAGTACAGTTTCGCAGACGGTTGTAGAAACCTCATCCACATCAGTGTCTGATGGCATGGAAGAGTACAACCGCCTCAAATTTAAGCTGTTAGTACTTACCCTCGCTTCTGGAGTCATTATTGGCTTAGTAGTGTGGTTTTGGTATGGATGGACGATCGCTCTCAGTTATGCTGTTGGGGCAGTGGTTGGCGCGGTTTATTTCAGAATGCTGACCAAGAGCGTAGACCGATTGGGTGGTGAGTCCAACCGTCTCGGTTTTTCTCGCCTTGGTTTATTTGTAATTCTGATTGCGATCGCTGCCAAATCAGATCAATTGGAAATTCTGCCCGCATTCTTCGGCTTTATGACCTATAAAGTAGCTGTTTTAGTGATTCTTGCTCAAGATTTGAGCAATGGGTTCCATTCTCGCTGA
- a CDS encoding F0F1 ATP synthase subunit B, giving the protein MIRNFVLLASEAVEHSGFGLNTDILETNVINLVIVIGLLIYAGRGFLGKILSARLESIQSAIADAEKRQKDASDKLAVQQGKLAQAKTEADNLRQKAEADAKHAADLILATVDADIARLRESADQEIATEQDRVIVQLRQQVAEKALASVQSYFDRGLSESTQIELIDRSIALLSSD; this is encoded by the coding sequence ATGATTAGAAATTTCGTCTTACTTGCAAGTGAAGCGGTAGAGCATTCAGGATTCGGACTAAACACCGATATTCTGGAAACTAACGTAATCAACTTAGTGATCGTTATCGGTCTTTTGATCTATGCAGGTCGCGGTTTCTTAGGCAAAATTCTCTCAGCGCGTTTGGAGTCAATCCAATCGGCGATCGCTGATGCAGAAAAGCGCCAAAAGGATGCATCGGATAAGCTTGCCGTACAACAAGGAAAATTAGCTCAGGCAAAAACTGAAGCTGATAACCTACGTCAAAAAGCTGAAGCTGATGCAAAACACGCGGCTGATTTAATTTTGGCAACAGTTGATGCAGATATTGCGCGGTTGCGTGAATCTGCCGATCAAGAGATTGCTACCGAACAAGATCGTGTAATCGTGCAGCTGCGTCAGCAAGTTGCCGAAAAAGCTCTTGCGAGTGTGCAGTCTTACTTTGATCGCGGTTTGAGTGAATCCACTCAAATTGAATTGATTGACCGTAGCATTGCCCTTTTGAGTTCTGACTAG
- a CDS encoding F0F1 ATP synthase subunit B' translates to MTIWNLFSTVLMAAEAVEHKGGLFDINATLPIMAVQFIVFVALLNVIFFKPLTKAIDDRDDYVRDQIIGAKERLEKSELVVKQYEQELATARKATQNILATAQADANKIRKERIDAAVAEAQAKVASAKAEIDKQKQDATASLDAEVESLSRQVLEKLLGNLVRS, encoded by the coding sequence ATGACAATTTGGAACCTTTTTTCAACTGTTCTCATGGCTGCGGAAGCAGTAGAACATAAAGGCGGCTTGTTTGATATCAATGCCACGCTTCCAATTATGGCGGTGCAGTTTATTGTTTTCGTAGCGCTTCTCAACGTTATTTTCTTTAAGCCTCTAACCAAAGCGATCGACGATCGCGATGATTATGTTAGAGACCAAATTATCGGAGCAAAAGAACGCCTCGAAAAGTCAGAACTAGTTGTTAAGCAATATGAGCAAGAGCTTGCTACTGCTCGTAAAGCGACTCAAAACATTTTGGCTACCGCTCAAGCGGATGCAAACAAGATTCGTAAAGAACGTATTGATGCTGCTGTTGCTGAGGCGCAAGCCAAGGTTGCCAGCGCAAAAGCAGAAATCGACAAGCAAAAGCAGGATGCTACTGCATCTTTGGATGCGGAAGTGGAGTCTCTCAGTCGCCAAGTTCTAGAAAAGCTACTAGGTAACTTAGTAAGATCCTAG
- a CDS encoding DNA adenine methylase, which yields MSNLPHPVQYQGSKRNLASFILGFFPDKIDRLVEPFAGTASISIATSANQFASRFWLNDLNKPLIELLQLIIDNPCAIADTYASIWEEQHHNSINHYFEIRTRFNQTNDPKLFLYLLARCVKGSVRYNSEGLFNQSPDKRRKGTIPATMRKNISGVSSLLKGKCQFTAWDYRKVLTEVKRTDLVYLDPPYQGVCGNRDSRYLSGIDFDEFVLALESLNDRGIRFVISYDGKLGDKTFGQILPERLALKRIEIEVGRSSQSTLLGRAEKTIESLYLSPNLIQDKLIDLSRYRREQPRQLTLV from the coding sequence ATGTCTAATTTACCGCATCCAGTTCAATATCAGGGTAGCAAGAGAAATCTCGCCTCATTTATTCTTGGGTTTTTCCCTGACAAAATAGATAGGTTGGTTGAGCCTTTTGCGGGGACTGCATCAATTAGTATTGCGACTTCTGCGAATCAATTCGCATCAAGATTTTGGTTAAACGATCTTAATAAGCCCTTAATTGAATTACTCCAGTTAATTATTGATAATCCCTGTGCGATCGCTGATACTTACGCAAGTATCTGGGAAGAGCAGCATCATAATTCGATTAATCACTATTTTGAAATTAGAACAAGGTTTAATCAAACTAATGATCCAAAATTGTTTTTATATTTATTAGCTAGATGTGTAAAAGGTTCGGTACGTTATAACTCTGAAGGTTTATTTAATCAGAGTCCAGATAAGAGACGCAAAGGAACAATTCCTGCAACGATGCGTAAAAATATTTCAGGGGTTTCTAGCCTATTAAAAGGTAAATGTCAATTTACAGCTTGGGATTATCGCAAAGTATTAACGGAAGTCAAAAGAACTGATTTGGTTTATCTCGATCCGCCTTATCAGGGTGTATGTGGAAATAGAGATTCCAGATATTTATCGGGTATTGATTTTGATGAATTTGTTCTCGCTCTTGAGAGTCTCAATGATCGGGGCATTAGGTTTGTAATTAGTTATGATGGGAAGTTAGGGGATAAGACGTTTGGGCAGATTTTGCCTGAGAGATTGGCTCTTAAGAGAATTGAAATTGAAGTTGGGAGATCGTCACAGTCAACTTTATTAGGTAGAGCAGAAAAAACTATTGAGTCTTTGTATTTATCGCCAAATCTCATTCAGGATAAATTGATCGATTTATCTAGATATAGGCGTGAACAGCCTAGACAATTGACGTTAGTGTAA
- the atpA gene encoding F0F1 ATP synthase subunit alpha, translating into MVSIRPDEISNIIKQQIANYNQELQVSNVGTVLQVGDGIARVYGLEQCMAGELLEFEDGTVGIALNLEEDNVGVVLMGEGRKIAEGSSVKATGRIAQIPVGEAFIGRVVDGLAQPIDGKGEIKATETRLIESPAPGIIARKSVFEPLQTGITAIDAMIPVGRGQRELIIGDRQTGKTSVAVDTIINQKGLDCICVYVAIGQKASTVANVVNKLRESGAMEYTIVVMASANDPATLQYLAPYTGAALAEYFMYKGKGTLIVYDDLSKQAQAYRQMALLLRRPPGREAYPGDVFYLHSRLLERAAKLSDELGGGSMTALPIIETQAGDVSAYIPTNVISITDGQIFLSSDLFNAGIRPAINPGISVSRVGSAAQIKAMKQVAGKIKLELAQYDDLVAFAQFASDLDKTTQAQLARGQRLREILKQPQYSPLPVGDQVAIIYTAINGYLDELEVSQVGAFNKGLRNYLATSKPRYGEIITAEKKLSDEAETILKEALVEYKKTFLASV; encoded by the coding sequence ATGGTTAGCATCAGACCTGACGAAATAAGCAATATTATCAAGCAGCAAATTGCTAATTATAACCAAGAGCTGCAAGTTTCCAACGTTGGTACTGTCCTGCAAGTCGGTGACGGTATCGCTCGTGTCTACGGCTTGGAACAGTGCATGGCTGGCGAGTTGCTGGAATTTGAAGATGGTACTGTCGGCATTGCGCTGAACCTTGAAGAAGACAACGTTGGTGTTGTGTTGATGGGTGAAGGTCGTAAAATCGCTGAAGGTAGCTCGGTAAAAGCAACTGGTCGCATTGCCCAGATTCCCGTAGGCGAAGCATTTATTGGTCGCGTTGTTGATGGGTTGGCTCAACCTATCGATGGCAAAGGCGAAATCAAAGCAACCGAAACTCGTTTAATCGAATCTCCTGCCCCTGGCATTATTGCTCGTAAATCCGTATTTGAACCTCTGCAAACTGGTATTACCGCGATCGACGCGATGATTCCTGTTGGTCGTGGTCAACGCGAATTGATCATTGGTGACCGCCAAACAGGTAAAACTTCCGTTGCGGTAGACACAATCATCAACCAAAAAGGTCTAGATTGTATCTGCGTATATGTAGCGATCGGGCAGAAAGCTTCTACCGTTGCTAACGTAGTTAACAAGCTCCGCGAAAGTGGCGCAATGGAATACACGATCGTCGTTATGGCAAGCGCCAACGATCCTGCTACCTTGCAATACCTCGCTCCTTACACTGGCGCAGCTTTGGCTGAGTACTTCATGTACAAAGGCAAAGGCACTTTGATCGTATATGATGACTTGTCCAAACAAGCTCAAGCCTATCGCCAAATGGCTCTCTTGCTCCGTCGCCCACCAGGTCGTGAAGCATATCCTGGAGACGTATTCTACTTACACTCTCGCTTGCTCGAACGTGCAGCGAAGTTGAGTGATGAACTCGGTGGTGGCTCGATGACAGCATTGCCAATCATCGAAACCCAAGCTGGTGACGTATCTGCTTACATTCCTACCAACGTAATTTCGATTACCGATGGTCAAATCTTCTTATCCTCTGACCTCTTCAACGCTGGTATTCGTCCTGCGATTAACCCTGGTATCTCGGTATCCCGTGTTGGTTCCGCAGCACAAATCAAGGCCATGAAACAGGTTGCAGGTAAGATCAAACTAGAACTAGCTCAGTACGATGACCTCGTAGCTTTCGCTCAGTTCGCGTCTGACTTAGACAAAACCACTCAAGCTCAACTAGCTCGTGGTCAACGTCTTCGTGAAATTCTCAAGCAACCTCAATACTCGCCATTGCCTGTTGGCGATCAAGTAGCGATTATCTACACCGCGATTAATGGCTATCTTGATGAACTCGAAGTTTCTCAAGTTGGTGCATTTAACAAGGGACTGCGTAATTACTTGGCAACCAGCAAGCCTAGGTATGGTGAAATCATCACGGCTGAGAAGAAGCTCTCTGATGAAGCAGAAACCATCTTGAAGGAAGCACTTGTTGAATACAAGAAGACCTTCTTGGCTTCTGTGTAA
- the miaB gene encoding tRNA (N6-isopentenyl adenosine(37)-C2)-methylthiotransferase MiaB codes for MTAQKYHIVTFGCQMNKADSERMAGVLEDMGYQSTEESETADLILYNTCSIRDNAEQKVYSYLGRQAKRKRDNPKLTLVVAGCVAQQEGESLLRRVPELDLVMGPQHVNRLGDLLAQVFNGNQVVATEEAYIEEDITTPRRNSSVSAWVNVIYGCNENCTYCIVPSVRGREQSRTPEVIRQEIEKLAAQGYKEITLLGQNIDAYGRDLPAGGIGAGIGGKITFTDLLYYVHDVEGIDRIRYATSHPRYFSSRLIKACAELPKVCEHFHIPFQSGDNDILKAMARGYTHERYRRIIDDIREIMPDAAITADAIVAFPGETEGQFERTVQLVNDIGFDLVNTAAYSPRPGTPAAVWEHQLSEAIKSDRLQRLNHAVNQNAALRSQRYAGRIEEIMIEGTNHKNPNQIMGRTRTNRIAFTENTTGKSLAELIGQTLSIKITEVRPFSLTGVIC; via the coding sequence ATGACTGCTCAGAAATATCACATCGTCACCTTCGGCTGTCAAATGAACAAAGCCGACTCCGAGCGCATGGCTGGCGTTTTGGAAGATATGGGCTATCAGTCAACCGAGGAAAGCGAAACAGCCGACCTGATTTTGTATAACACTTGCAGCATTCGTGACAATGCCGAACAGAAAGTTTATTCTTACCTAGGACGACAAGCCAAGCGCAAACGTGACAATCCTAAATTAACCTTGGTTGTGGCTGGCTGTGTTGCCCAACAAGAAGGAGAGTCACTCCTGAGACGAGTACCTGAACTTGATCTCGTCATGGGGCCTCAACATGTCAATCGCCTTGGCGATCTGTTGGCACAAGTATTTAACGGTAATCAAGTAGTTGCCACTGAAGAAGCCTATATCGAGGAAGACATCACCACCCCACGCCGCAATAGCTCCGTGTCTGCTTGGGTAAATGTCATTTATGGCTGTAATGAAAACTGCACCTATTGCATCGTCCCCTCAGTACGTGGTCGCGAGCAATCACGTACCCCTGAAGTGATCCGTCAAGAAATTGAAAAGTTGGCGGCTCAAGGTTACAAAGAAATTACTTTACTTGGTCAAAATATCGATGCCTATGGGCGCGACTTACCCGCAGGTGGCATCGGCGCAGGGATTGGTGGCAAGATTACCTTTACCGACTTACTTTACTACGTCCATGATGTCGAAGGGATCGATCGCATTCGATACGCCACCAGTCACCCTCGTTACTTTAGTTCTCGCTTAATTAAGGCTTGTGCTGAATTGCCAAAGGTTTGTGAACATTTCCATATTCCTTTTCAGTCAGGCGACAACGATATTCTCAAAGCAATGGCTCGCGGCTATACCCATGAGCGCTACCGCCGCATTATTGACGATATTCGCGAGATTATGCCCGATGCAGCAATTACTGCTGATGCGATCGTTGCTTTTCCGGGAGAAACCGAGGGGCAGTTTGAGCGTACAGTGCAGTTGGTCAATGATATTGGCTTTGATTTGGTGAATACAGCCGCTTACTCACCCCGTCCCGGCACACCTGCGGCGGTTTGGGAGCACCAGTTGAGTGAAGCAATTAAAAGCGATCGCCTTCAGCGTCTTAACCATGCTGTTAATCAAAATGCAGCTCTGCGATCGCAGCGTTATGCAGGACGTATCGAAGAAATTATGATCGAAGGTACAAACCATAAAAATCCTAACCAAATTATGGGACGTACCCGCACTAATCGGATTGCCTTTACCGAGAACACAACGGGCAAATCATTAGCTGAACTAATCGGTCAGACTCTTTCGATAAAAATTACTGAAGTGAGGCCCTTTAGTTTAACTGGTGTAATTTGCTAA
- a CDS encoding HNH endonuclease, which translates to MDSSQSLPDDFLQLCQSVTAKRPKAVIDHILQYGFITTEDLKETYGYNHPPRAARDVREHGIPLETFRVLGSDGRKIAAYRFGDISKTRFSRLSGRTGLSKQIKDELVKKYGCRCFIYLEEVDERELQIDHRVPFEVDGEPDLAPENFMLLCGSANRAKSWACKHCQNWIELKDKSICLSCYWAYPENHLHIAMRQVRRIDLLWEGDEVADYDALRQRAVSLDKAISEFVKEIIEREISLDED; encoded by the coding sequence ATGGATAGCTCTCAGTCATTACCCGATGATTTTTTACAGCTTTGTCAGTCTGTGACTGCAAAAAGACCAAAAGCTGTAATTGACCACATTCTCCAATATGGTTTTATTACGACTGAAGATTTGAAGGAAACCTATGGTTATAATCATCCGCCGAGAGCTGCTAGGGATGTACGCGAGCATGGTATTCCCTTAGAAACTTTTCGGGTGCTTGGAAGCGATGGCAGAAAAATTGCTGCCTATAGATTTGGAGATATTAGCAAGACAAGATTTTCGAGGTTGTCTGGTCGGACAGGTTTATCGAAACAGATTAAGGATGAGTTGGTTAAGAAGTATGGTTGTCGCTGTTTTATCTATTTAGAGGAGGTAGATGAGCGGGAGTTACAAATCGATCATCGTGTCCCTTTTGAGGTTGATGGTGAACCAGATTTAGCGCCTGAAAACTTTATGCTTTTGTGTGGTTCGGCAAATCGAGCTAAGTCTTGGGCTTGTAAGCATTGCCAAAATTGGATTGAGCTTAAGGATAAGTCTATTTGTTTGTCATGTTACTGGGCATATCCAGAAAATCATCTGCATATTGCAATGCGACAGGTGAGACGAATTGATCTCTTGTGGGAGGGTGATGAGGTGGCTGATTATGATGCGTTGAGGCAAAGAGCGGTGAGTTTAGATAAGGCGATTTCTGAGTTTGTTAAGGAAATTATTGAACGGGAAATTAGTCTTGATGAAGATTAG
- the atpB gene encoding F0F1 ATP synthase subunit A, whose amino-acid sequence MIDPVSFGYAMSHQTSLAALEVGKHFYWQFGNFTVHGQVLIVSWVVMGAVLVAGLIGASTAKADQRVPAGFQNFMEYALEYVQGIAKDQIGEKHYREWVPFVGSLFLFIFVSNWLGALVPWKLIELPEGELAAPTSDINTTIALALLVSLAYFYAGLSKRGLEYFTRYVQASPFLLPLWVLEDFTKPLSLSFRLFGNILADELVVGVMVLLVPLFVPLPLMILGLFTSAIQALIFSTLAASYIGEAMEGHGDEGHEH is encoded by the coding sequence ATGATTGATCCAGTATCTTTTGGCTATGCAATGAGCCATCAAACCAGTCTTGCCGCGCTAGAAGTGGGCAAACACTTTTATTGGCAGTTCGGTAACTTTACGGTACATGGTCAAGTATTAATCGTGAGCTGGGTTGTAATGGGTGCAGTACTAGTTGCTGGACTTATTGGAGCTAGCACCGCTAAAGCTGACCAGCGTGTTCCCGCAGGTTTTCAAAATTTCATGGAATATGCTCTGGAATACGTTCAGGGCATCGCTAAAGACCAGATTGGCGAAAAGCACTATAGAGAATGGGTGCCATTTGTTGGTAGTCTATTCTTGTTTATCTTCGTATCAAACTGGTTAGGAGCGCTAGTTCCTTGGAAATTGATCGAATTGCCAGAGGGCGAACTTGCTGCCCCGACAAGCGACATCAATACCACGATCGCCCTAGCATTATTAGTCTCCCTAGCCTATTTCTATGCTGGATTGAGCAAGCGTGGTTTGGAATACTTCACTAGATATGTCCAAGCCTCTCCGTTTCTCCTTCCTTTATGGGTTCTTGAAGATTTCACAAAACCCCTTTCGCTAAGCTTCCGTCTTTTCGGAAACATCCTTGCGGATGAGCTGGTTGTGGGGGTCATGGTTCTCCTCGTGCCTTTGTTTGTGCCTCTGCCATTGATGATTCTGGGATTATTTACCAGTGCCATCCAAGCATTGATTTTTTCTACGCTGGCAGCGTCATACATCGGTGAAGCGATGGAAGGGCATGGTGATGAAGGACATGAGCATTAA
- the atpE gene encoding ATP synthase F0 subunit C, whose translation MDPLVASASVIAASIAVGLGAVGPGIGQGTAASRAVEGIARQPEAEGKIRGTLLLSLAFMEALTIYGLVVALVLLFANPFA comes from the coding sequence ATTGATCCATTAGTAGCCTCAGCATCCGTAATCGCCGCTAGTATCGCCGTTGGTCTTGGTGCAGTTGGACCTGGTATTGGTCAAGGTACAGCAGCAAGCCGCGCTGTAGAAGGTATTGCTCGTCAGCCTGAAGCTGAAGGCAAAATCCGTGGCACACTATTGTTGAGCTTGGCTTTCATGGAAGCTCTTACTATTTACGGTCTGGTTGTTGCCCTTGTATTGCTATTTGCTAACCCCTTCGCCTAA